The following coding sequences are from one Amphiprion ocellaris isolate individual 3 ecotype Okinawa chromosome 19, ASM2253959v1, whole genome shotgun sequence window:
- the ap5z1 gene encoding AP-5 complex subunit zeta-1 isoform X1, which produces MYSHGSESLIKQAREIQEPELQKFYSRLVKLLQGKELGHETVDSLQRLHLILSATKYTRTLPSELRTRLLSLLSSPVEQLQVLSSAVLREMPPLSAEELNYIQENVGQLNSQTAALLLSKAGTRADLSSVCAQLLRGLDNRPSEAPAHSLMHTLPVLNTILTHSPECLTEDHITLLSKRLVDWLRYASIVQGGGASSGRFFTGPRSRQPVPIAELDGMVSGDFFTVLCVGQGFTEDQWMNVYSFSMLHHWLLTYHSVSNGNSTIETANRSQLSLSHSFSNDDRSEVDGSVVSMVSATSSSSRLLPPKERLREKAFQYCQRLIEQSDRKAQKKTDTELQKACLVEAVCILDCVCVEDASLVFRTFPFIKALFGRLSADLSFARVLLPIAQFYLNHGEMAAVDCESVWKLVFGQFPAELFSDPFLAHELLRFLRLNLEKFQLGVPQYTHFFPNLLKFLAWDSPAVVDDFVDLLPSLVTPATAVELLHTLLDLPCLSATLILQLRSTCLPISEPGGRGLLSLDAFRNPSFRGLFLFMLRGEAGSGDTIDRLSTLHDLLAEAADWPRVVQCAQTIPVLLHIYFNTVVTVADEKLLAHLILVMLERSSILLNIPTYIKEIHRVFSCHLLRMCKLHPSLVVDQSHELLEFAGIPGNVYSKEELYTHVVWVLGEYLSVSCDSRCSVSLITSCFETLEAVLFEITSSGTPPGTVCPAPRVITTLMSALAKLASRSHDLIPRVSLFLSKLRTVTRGGSVAWCSDEEDLVAIVTRGEELWSLLKAPSVAQSVLTPSPHITTPQWHRDTNVAMPLQLRALTSLTHPQ; this is translated from the exons ATGTACTCTCACGGCTCGGAGAGTTTAATCAAACAGGCAAG AGAGATTCAGGAGCCTGAGCTGCAGAAGTTTTACAGCAGACtagtgaagctgctgcagggGAAGGAGCTCGGCCATGAGACGGTTGATTCCCTGCAGAGGCTTCACCTCATCCTCTCCGCCACCAAATACACCAGAAC GCTGCCTTCAGAGCTTCGGACACGACTATTATCCCTCCTGTCGTCACCTGTAGAGCAGCTTCAGGTGCTGAGCTCTGCTGTGCTCAGAGAGATGCCACCCCTCTCTGCTGAGGAACTGAACTACATCCAGGAGAACGTTGGACAACTGAACAGCCagactgctgctctgctgctttcaAAG GCTGGAACCAGAGCTGATCTTTCGTCTGTCTGCGCTCAGCTCCTTCGCGGTCTGGACAACCGGCCATCTGAAGCACCAGCTCACTCGCTAATGCACACTCTCCCAGTCCTCAACACCATCCTCACACACAGCCCAGAGTGCCTCACTGAAG ATCACATAACCCTCCTGAGTAAAAGGCTTGTGGACTGGCTACGTTATGCTAGTATCGTACAGGGAGGTGGAGCTTCCTCAGGGAGATTCTTCACAGGACCCAGATCCCGTCAG CCGGTGCCTATAGCAGAGCTGGATGGGATGGTGTCGGGGGATTTCTTCACTGTACTGTGTGTGGGACAGGGCTTTACAGAAGATCAGTGGATGAACGTCTATTCCTTTTCCATGCTGCACCATTGGCTTCTTACCTACCACTCTGTTTCCAATGGCAACAGCACCATAGAAACTG CAAACAGGTCACAGCTCAGCCTCTCCCACTCCTTTTCTAATG ATGACCGGTCAGAGGTGGACGGGTCGGTGGTTTCTATGGTTTCGgctacctcctcctccagccgACTGTTGCCTCCGAAGGAGCGTCTGAGGGAAAAGGCTTTCCAATACTGCCAGCGCCTCATCGAACAAAGTGATCGCA AGGCACAAAAGAAGACGGACACAGAACTGCAGAAAGCG TGTCTGGTCGAGGCAGTGTGCATCctagactgtgtgtgtgttgaggatGCCTCGCTGGTCTTCAGAACATTTCCGTTCATTAAAGCCCTCTTTGGTCGCCTCAGCGCTGACCTGTCATTTGCCAGAGTCCTGCTGCCCATAGCACAGTTTTACCTCAACCACG GTGAGATGGCAGCGGTGGACTGTGAGAGTGTGTGGAAGCTGGTGTTTGGCCAGTTTCCTGCTGAGCTGTTCAGCGACCCTTTCCTGGCACACGAGCTTCTACGTTTCCTGCGGCTGAACCTTGAGAAATTTCAGCTGGGAGTTCCACAGTACACACACTTCTTCCCGAACCTGTTGAAG TTTCTAGCCTGGGACAGTCCAGCAGTAGTGGATGACTTTGTGGATCTGCTGCCCTCTCTGGTTACACCTGCTACTGCAGTGGAGCTGCTCCACACACTGCTGGATTTGCCTTGTCTCTCTGCTACACTGATCTTGCAGCTCAG GTCTACATGTTTGCCCATCTCTGAGCCAGGCGGTCGTGGCCTCCTGTCCCTGGATGCATTTCGAAATCCCTCTTTTCGAGGGCTTTTCCTCTTCATGCTTCGAGGGGAGGCAGGATCAG GCGACACGATTGACCGACTGAGCACGCTCCATGATCTGCTAGCTGAGGCTGCTGACTGGCCGAGAGTTGTTCAGTGTGCCCAGACTATTCCTGTGCTgttgcacatttatttcaacACAGTAGTTACG GTGGCTGATGAGAAGCTTTTAGCACATTTAATTTTGGTGATGTTGGAGAGAAGCAGCATCCTCCTTAACATCCCTACATACATCAAAGAGATACACAG AGTGTTCAGCTGCCATCTTTTGAGGATGTGCAAGCTCCACCCCTCTCTGGTAGTGGACCAGTCTCACGAGCTCCTGGAGTTTGCAGGAATCCCTGGCAACGTTTACAGCAAAGAAGAACTCTACACACATGTG GTGTGGGTGCTGGGAGAATACCTCTCTGTGTCATGTGACAGCCGCTGCTCTGTGAGTCTCATCACTTCTTGCTTTGAAACTCTGGAGGCCGTACTGTTTGAGATCACTTCATCCGGAACCCCTCCTGGAACAGTTTGCCCTGCCCCTAGAGTCATCACCACTTTAATGAGCGCTCTTGCTAAGCTGGCATCACGGTCACATGACCTCATACCCAG GGTGTCTCTGTTCCTCTCCAAGCTAAGAACGGTAACCAGAGGCGGGTCAGTCGCTTGGTGCTCTGATGAAGAGGACCTTGTTGCCATAGTAACCCGAGGGGAGGAGCTGTGGTCGCTGCTGAAGGCGCCCAGCGTGGCTCAGAGCGTCCTGACCCCATCTCCTCATATCACCACACCACAGTGGCACAGAGACACCAACGTTGCCATGCCGCTGCAACTGCGAGCCCTCACCAGCCTCACACACcctcagtga
- the ap5z1 gene encoding AP-5 complex subunit zeta-1 isoform X2, whose translation MYSHGSESLIKQAREIQEPELQKFYSRLVKLLQGKELGHETVDSLQRLHLILSATKYTRTLPSELRTRLLSLLSSPVEQLQVLSSAVLREMPPLSAEELNYIQENVGQLNSQTAALLLSKAGTRADLSSVCAQLLRGLDNRPSEAPAHSLMHTLPVLNTILTHSPECLTEDHITLLSKRLVDWLRYASIVQGGGASSGRFFTGPRSRQPVPIAELDGMVSGDFFTVLCVGQGFTEDQWMNVYSFSMLHHWLLTYHSVSNGNSTIETDDRSEVDGSVVSMVSATSSSSRLLPPKERLREKAFQYCQRLIEQSDRKAQKKTDTELQKACLVEAVCILDCVCVEDASLVFRTFPFIKALFGRLSADLSFARVLLPIAQFYLNHGEMAAVDCESVWKLVFGQFPAELFSDPFLAHELLRFLRLNLEKFQLGVPQYTHFFPNLLKFLAWDSPAVVDDFVDLLPSLVTPATAVELLHTLLDLPCLSATLILQLRSTCLPISEPGGRGLLSLDAFRNPSFRGLFLFMLRGEAGSGDTIDRLSTLHDLLAEAADWPRVVQCAQTIPVLLHIYFNTVVTVADEKLLAHLILVMLERSSILLNIPTYIKEIHRVFSCHLLRMCKLHPSLVVDQSHELLEFAGIPGNVYSKEELYTHVVWVLGEYLSVSCDSRCSVSLITSCFETLEAVLFEITSSGTPPGTVCPAPRVITTLMSALAKLASRSHDLIPRVSLFLSKLRTVTRGGSVAWCSDEEDLVAIVTRGEELWSLLKAPSVAQSVLTPSPHITTPQWHRDTNVAMPLQLRALTSLTHPQ comes from the exons ATGTACTCTCACGGCTCGGAGAGTTTAATCAAACAGGCAAG AGAGATTCAGGAGCCTGAGCTGCAGAAGTTTTACAGCAGACtagtgaagctgctgcagggGAAGGAGCTCGGCCATGAGACGGTTGATTCCCTGCAGAGGCTTCACCTCATCCTCTCCGCCACCAAATACACCAGAAC GCTGCCTTCAGAGCTTCGGACACGACTATTATCCCTCCTGTCGTCACCTGTAGAGCAGCTTCAGGTGCTGAGCTCTGCTGTGCTCAGAGAGATGCCACCCCTCTCTGCTGAGGAACTGAACTACATCCAGGAGAACGTTGGACAACTGAACAGCCagactgctgctctgctgctttcaAAG GCTGGAACCAGAGCTGATCTTTCGTCTGTCTGCGCTCAGCTCCTTCGCGGTCTGGACAACCGGCCATCTGAAGCACCAGCTCACTCGCTAATGCACACTCTCCCAGTCCTCAACACCATCCTCACACACAGCCCAGAGTGCCTCACTGAAG ATCACATAACCCTCCTGAGTAAAAGGCTTGTGGACTGGCTACGTTATGCTAGTATCGTACAGGGAGGTGGAGCTTCCTCAGGGAGATTCTTCACAGGACCCAGATCCCGTCAG CCGGTGCCTATAGCAGAGCTGGATGGGATGGTGTCGGGGGATTTCTTCACTGTACTGTGTGTGGGACAGGGCTTTACAGAAGATCAGTGGATGAACGTCTATTCCTTTTCCATGCTGCACCATTGGCTTCTTACCTACCACTCTGTTTCCAATGGCAACAGCACCATAGAAACTG ATGACCGGTCAGAGGTGGACGGGTCGGTGGTTTCTATGGTTTCGgctacctcctcctccagccgACTGTTGCCTCCGAAGGAGCGTCTGAGGGAAAAGGCTTTCCAATACTGCCAGCGCCTCATCGAACAAAGTGATCGCA AGGCACAAAAGAAGACGGACACAGAACTGCAGAAAGCG TGTCTGGTCGAGGCAGTGTGCATCctagactgtgtgtgtgttgaggatGCCTCGCTGGTCTTCAGAACATTTCCGTTCATTAAAGCCCTCTTTGGTCGCCTCAGCGCTGACCTGTCATTTGCCAGAGTCCTGCTGCCCATAGCACAGTTTTACCTCAACCACG GTGAGATGGCAGCGGTGGACTGTGAGAGTGTGTGGAAGCTGGTGTTTGGCCAGTTTCCTGCTGAGCTGTTCAGCGACCCTTTCCTGGCACACGAGCTTCTACGTTTCCTGCGGCTGAACCTTGAGAAATTTCAGCTGGGAGTTCCACAGTACACACACTTCTTCCCGAACCTGTTGAAG TTTCTAGCCTGGGACAGTCCAGCAGTAGTGGATGACTTTGTGGATCTGCTGCCCTCTCTGGTTACACCTGCTACTGCAGTGGAGCTGCTCCACACACTGCTGGATTTGCCTTGTCTCTCTGCTACACTGATCTTGCAGCTCAG GTCTACATGTTTGCCCATCTCTGAGCCAGGCGGTCGTGGCCTCCTGTCCCTGGATGCATTTCGAAATCCCTCTTTTCGAGGGCTTTTCCTCTTCATGCTTCGAGGGGAGGCAGGATCAG GCGACACGATTGACCGACTGAGCACGCTCCATGATCTGCTAGCTGAGGCTGCTGACTGGCCGAGAGTTGTTCAGTGTGCCCAGACTATTCCTGTGCTgttgcacatttatttcaacACAGTAGTTACG GTGGCTGATGAGAAGCTTTTAGCACATTTAATTTTGGTGATGTTGGAGAGAAGCAGCATCCTCCTTAACATCCCTACATACATCAAAGAGATACACAG AGTGTTCAGCTGCCATCTTTTGAGGATGTGCAAGCTCCACCCCTCTCTGGTAGTGGACCAGTCTCACGAGCTCCTGGAGTTTGCAGGAATCCCTGGCAACGTTTACAGCAAAGAAGAACTCTACACACATGTG GTGTGGGTGCTGGGAGAATACCTCTCTGTGTCATGTGACAGCCGCTGCTCTGTGAGTCTCATCACTTCTTGCTTTGAAACTCTGGAGGCCGTACTGTTTGAGATCACTTCATCCGGAACCCCTCCTGGAACAGTTTGCCCTGCCCCTAGAGTCATCACCACTTTAATGAGCGCTCTTGCTAAGCTGGCATCACGGTCACATGACCTCATACCCAG GGTGTCTCTGTTCCTCTCCAAGCTAAGAACGGTAACCAGAGGCGGGTCAGTCGCTTGGTGCTCTGATGAAGAGGACCTTGTTGCCATAGTAACCCGAGGGGAGGAGCTGTGGTCGCTGCTGAAGGCGCCCAGCGTGGCTCAGAGCGTCCTGACCCCATCTCCTCATATCACCACACCACAGTGGCACAGAGACACCAACGTTGCCATGCCGCTGCAACTGCGAGCCCTCACCAGCCTCACACACcctcagtga